A genomic region of Echeneis naucrates chromosome 24, fEcheNa1.1, whole genome shotgun sequence contains the following coding sequences:
- the LOC115038123 gene encoding protein FAM177A1, with amino-acid sequence MNNQEGTDTQETDFSSPTSSTQKRIIHFSSGETLEEENSEEEEEQSSSRPPFREPSEKPRVSFKTVAVLIGRVSLLTCDFLGERLAGALGLNTAKYQYAIDQYKHDHKKTSRQPTDVLMEGQAGLTPGTHGSHYGATAEARCPADPQDNTRKNTIEGYNNSSYQADEHCLK; translated from the exons ATGAACAACCAGGAA gggacagacacacaggaaacagacttTTCCAGTCCAACCTCATCCACACAGAAGAGGATCATCCACTTTTCCAGCGGTGAAActctggaggaggaaaacagtgaggaggaagaggagcagtcATCAAGCAGACCTCCTTTCAGAGAACCTTCAGAAAAG CCTAGAGTTTCATTCAAGACTGTAGCTGTTCTCATTGGGAGAGTTTCACTGCTAA CTTGTGATTTCCTTGGAGAAAGGCTGGCTGGTGCACTTGGCCTGAACACTGCCAAATATCAATATGCCATAGATCAATATAAGCACGATCACAAG AAAACAAGCCGCCAGCCCACAGATGTTCTTATGGAGGGACAGGCAGGGCTTACCCCTGGCACCCATGGGAGTCATTATGGAGCTACAGCAGAAGCAAGATGCCCTGCTGACCCTCAGGATAACACCCGCAAGAACACAATAGAAGGatacaacaacagcagttaTCAAGCAGACGAGCATTGTCTAAAATAA
- the brox gene encoding BRO1 domain-containing protein BROX produces MAHWFHRNPLKATAPVSFNFYGVAGSPAANKICNDLRTTRARLLEMFTDVTCNSEIMKNATDAYFSLLQGFILPLDGTTQENKMRFIQNFKWTDTLQGNTPSAQQDVVFELVSIAFNVALWYTKFASRLAGKENITEPEAKDVHRSLKVAAGIFKNLKEVHIPRLITPAEKGRDLEPRVIDAYIIQCQAEAQEVTIARAIELKHNATLIAALSFETANFYQKADHTLNTLEPECSSKWRKYLQLKQHFYMAYAYCYHGQTLLASDKCGEAIRSLQEAEKCYSRAEALCKEYRQTKGPGTTAKPSEQLFFLKLGGLIKNTLEKCQRENGFIYFHKVPAEAPQLELKASYGLAEPILFELPPLSEQCTAEVYATFDLTKGAKNDKAKPKEEEVKPMKEPDLKPQKDTGCVIS; encoded by the exons ATGGCACACTGGTTCCACAGAAACCCCCTGAAGGCAACAGCTCCTGTGTCATTCAATTTTTATGGAGTGGCAGGGAGCCCCGCTGCCAACAAGATATGCAA TGACCTTAGGACAACTCGGGCACGACTGCTGGAGATGTTTACTGATGTCACCTGCAATTCCGAGATCATGAAAAATGCCACAGATGCTTACTTCTCTCTCTTACAAG GCTTTATCCTGCCCTTGGATGGAACTACACAGGAGAACAAGATGAGGTTCATTCAGAACTTCAAATGGACTGACACCTTACAAGGAAACACACCAAG TGCCCAGCAGGATGTAGTCTTTGAGCTGGTCTCCATTGCCTTCAATGTTGCTCTCTGGTATACCAAGTTTGCCTCGAGATtagcagggaaagaaaa TATAACAGAGCCAGAAGCGAAAGATGTTCACCGCAGCCTGAAGGTTGCTGCTGGAATATTCAAAAACCTCAAG GAGGTTCACATCCCTCGCCTCATCACCCCTGCTGAAAAGGGCAGAGACCTGGAGCCCAGAGTGATCGATGCATACATCATTCAGTGCCAAGCAGAAGCACAGGAAG TGACGATTGCCAGAGCAATTGAACTGAAGCACAACGCCACACTCATTGCAGCGCTTTCCTTTGAAACAGCAAACTTCTATCAAAAAGCTG atCACACACTGAACACTTTGGAACCAGAGTGCAGCAGCAAGTGGAGGAAGTATCTTCAGCTGAAGCAGCACTTTTACATGGCTTAT GCTTACTGCTATCATGGGCAGACACTGCTGGCAAGTGACAAGTGTGGCGAGGCTATAAGATCCTTACAGGAAGCCGAAAAGT GTTACTCCCGAGCTGAGGCACTGTGTAAAGAGTATCGTCAGACCAAAGGCCCAGGCACCACAGCCAAACCATCAGAGCAGCTGTTCTTCCTCAAACTGGGCGGcctcattaaaaacacactggAGAAATGCCAAAGAGAAAATGGCTTCAT ATACTTCCACAAGGTCCCAGCTGAGGCACCACAGCTGGAGTTGAAAGCGAGCTATGGCCTGGCTGAGCCAATCCTGTTCGAGCTGCCGCCCCTCAGTGAGCAGTGCACTGCTGAAGTCTATGCCACCTTTGACCTAACCAAGGGAGCCAAAAATGACAAG GCAAAACCCAAGGAAGAAGAGGTAAAACCAATGAAGGAACCAGATCTGAAGCCTCAGAAGGACACAGGCTGCGTCATCTCCTAA
- the LOC115037731 gene encoding alpha-1,6-mannosyl-glycoprotein 2-beta-N-acetylglucosaminyltransferase, whose product MRFRLVKKNLLVLLGVCIVVCTLLASTRVLIVSDSGERNAAQVHGRPGEAVKFNFASPSELAQSVYAANFKQWVHNADRFPGDPQLVLVVQVHNRPDYLRLLIQSLEKAAEVHSFLLIFSHDYFSEEINSIVQGITFCKVLQIYFPFSIQLYPSEFPGQDPRDCPRDISKDNALKTGCLNAEHPDSYGHYREAHITQTKHHWWWKLHFVWERVHVMQGYSGFAIFLEEDNYILPDFFHFYKSMIEFRKSRCPDCDTLALGNHNGLNDFVRLSNKVLTTGWMSTKHNIGMAISREVYYKLMGCSNEYCTYDDYNWDWTLQHLSGTCIPKPLKVLVAQGSRVLHTGDCGLHQKGDCRPEWALQKVEEGLQMVKASLFHQSLALSGAEAVEHKAHIKNGGWGDIRDHSLCNNYAKRL is encoded by the coding sequence ATGAGGTTTCGGCTGGTCAAAAAGAATCTGCTGGTCCTCCTGGGGGTTTGCATAGTGGTCTGCACTCTCCTGGCTTCTACGCGGGTGTTGATTGTTTCCGACAGCGGCGAGCGGAACGCGGCTCAGGTACACGGGCGTCCCGGCGAGGCGGTGAAGTTTAACTTTGCTTCGCCGTCAGAGCTGGCTCAGTCCGTTTACGCTGCCAACTTCAAGCAGTGGGTTCACAATGCGGACAGGTTTCCAGGGGACCCTCAGCTGGTGCTGGTTGTGCAGGTCCACAACAGGCCAGATTACCTCAGACTGCTCATCCAGTCACTGGAGAAAGCTGCGGAGGTCCACAGCTTCCTCCTGATCTTCAGCCATGACTATTTTTCAGAGGAAATCAATTCAATTGTACAAGGGATAACTTTCTGCAAGGTACTGCAAATTTATTTCCCCTTCAGCATTCAGCTGTATCCCAGCGAATTTCCTGGGCAGGATCCACGAGACTGCCCCCGGGACATATCCAAGGACAACGCTCTCAAAACAGGATGCCTGAACGCAGAACACCCTGACTCCTATGGACACTACAGGGAGGCTCACATCACTCAGACCAAACACCACTGGTGGTGGAAGTTGCACTTTGTGTGGGAGCGAGTGCACGTCATGCAGGGCTACAGTGGCTTTGCAATTTTCCTTGAGGAGGACAACTACATCTTACCagactttttccatttttataaGTCAATGATAGAGTTCAGGAAGAGCAGGTGCCCGGACTGTGACACGTTGGCATTAGGTAACCACAATGGGCTAAATGATTTTGTGAGACTGTCCAACAAAGTGTTGACCACTGGGTGGATGTCCACTAAACACAATATAGGTATGGCCATATCCAGGGAGGTGTACTATAAACTGATGGGTTGCAGTAATGAATACTGCACATATGATGACTATAACTGGGACTGGACTTTGCAGCACCTGTCTGGAACCTGCATACCAAAGCCCCTCAAAGTGCTAGTAGCACAGGGCTCCAGGGTTCTTCACACAGGAGACTGTGGTCTTCACCAGAAGGGGGACTGCAGGCCAGAATGGGCCTTGCAGAAGGTCGAGGAGGGGCTTCAAATGGTCAAGGCTAGCCTCTTCCATCAGTCTCTAGCCCTTAGTGGTGCAGAGGCAGTTGAGCACAAAGCACACATTAAGAACGGAGGATGGGGAGACATTCGAGACCATAGTCTATGCAATAACTACGCCAAACGTCTATGA